In the genome of Mastomys coucha isolate ucsf_1 unplaced genomic scaffold, UCSF_Mcou_1 pScaffold21, whole genome shotgun sequence, the window ATTATGGATGAGCAGTGTGGTGGGGCCCTGCTTGGGAGCAGGAGCCTGGAGCCCACCAAAACATTCCGGCGGACTGAAAGCGGCAGCAAGGGGGGATGGGAGGCAACTTGGCTCAGGTGTACTCAGTTTTTCGGATATAGTTGGATGGGACATAGCCCTTCCTTCCGTTAACTTCGGCCAACCACCACTCTGTATTGCCTGTGACGTCTTTAAACTCAAGGATCCTGAGTCTCTGATTGGCTGATACACTCAGTTCATTGGGGTTTCGCGCCTTGAAGGTATAGATGGCAAAATAGAcctgtgtgagggagagagagggttaGAAACCTGCAGGCAGCATGGCTGTGACGGCAACCGTCCGTACTGTATATCTGCTGTGCCCTCTGGCCCTGAAAGCAGAGTTTTCTTTTTCGGTttttcatagggtttctctgtgtagccctggctgtcctcaaactcagagatccgcctgcctctccctccagagtgctgggattaaaggtgtgtgcccccaccCGCCCAGCTAAAAGTTGAATTTCTAATCTGATTTAACTTAAGAGTTTTAGTAGCTATATATGATTGGAGTAGTCCACAGTGAACAggccagaggaaaagaaaactgaaaccaCCTGCATATGGTGGCAAATGCTGTCATCCCAGGGcgtagaaggcagaggcaggaggagcatcAGCCTGGGattcacagtgagaccctgtttcaaaaacaaaagcctcTCAGAAATATTGCTGAGCTTTTCACTGTTTCAGAGTGGCCTTAAAGAACAGCCATATTGAACCTTTGGTCAATATGGAAGATAGGTGAACCCTTCTATGCCCTGATTCTGTATTCCACCTAGAGATTATCAATTAGGATAGCTCAGTGCACTGGCTTAGCCTGTCCCCAAACCCCACATTCCTTTTCcagaacaggaaagaagaaaaccccAAAATGAACTAATATAATAATACACAATTATTCTCAAAGCAAGAAAGGTCTCTGTAGGTGCCATAAATAGGGCCCAACATGGGGGTGGAGTGTGCTCGGCGATGGGAGAGACCACGAGGCCCCAGGGTCAGATAGGCTAGAACTGAGCTCCCTGTCAGCACGTCAGAAAATACTGTCCACTCGGGTTCAGAACTGGGACATCTGTCCTAAGCTGTCAGCTGAAAGGATCGCCAGACAGAAGCCAGCAGCCTCCACTCTCAGCTGTGGCATGAAAGGCAGAACTGGCCTTTAAAATCCAGACTTCCCCTGAGGCAAAACACagaccacatctcctaacacTGGTGAGAAAACCCGCAGCTGTGTGAGCCTCCACAACAAAGGCGCAGCCTTGACTCAACATGGGGGAACCAAAATGGGGAGCAAAATCAGGAAAAACTAAAACAGCACTGGTCTTTCGTTTCTGGACTCtaggaataaaaaaatacagctgGGTGGGTAAAAGCCTGAATGGGCGGAGGGTTAAACAGCTGCCTCCACACACCAGAAGGATTCACGGGTTTCATCTTGGCATCTTTTAAATGCCCAGAGATAAGGCAGAACAGCCGTGGGGAAGGCctggcagagtgtgtgtgtgtgtatgtgtgtatgttagggGTGGGGTTCAGGAGTGGGGGAGCTGCTCCCTAGGACAGCATGGTTCTGGGCCATGTAGGACAGGACTGGATTTATAGGTCCTGCCCACACTGGTCCTGGTCCTTTCCCACACTCACTCCATATTTGCCCACACTCTGGAGCTACACAGGGTGGGATGTGCATACCTGGTTGCCTTCTGTCTCACTGCTTCCAagccctctgtctctgtcttctggacTCTGACAGGCTCTGGCAGTTACTTTTAAAGAGTCACTGCCTTGGTCATTTCGTCCTGGCACAGAGTAACTGACCACTTCTGAATGCGGGGAGCCCCGATGGCAGCCCCTCAGGGTTGAAGCAGGTTGGCAGATTTCTCTGGCACCATCTGCAGAGTTCCCTGGCCTGCGCTGGCAGGAAAAGCCTGGGTCTGAAAAGCATGAGGAAGGTCCAGTTTCTGGATTCCCCGTGTTCGAGGACACCCCGAGAGTTTCTTGGACACAGTCCTTCGGTGGAGAAGCATCCTGAGGTTGCTTCAGGGAAAGTCCTGAGGTGAACGACACACTCATGTTGTTGGAGTTGAAGGTCAAGGCACTGTTGCTGTTCTGGCGATGGAAGCTGGGGGAGGAGCCACTGTGCTCGGACTCTGTGGAGGAGTGGCTGACCACGGAGGAGTCCGAATGGCTGCAGCGAGGATTGTAAGGCTTCAGGAAGGAGCTGTAGACAAAGCCTTTGGTGactgtagaaggaaagaaaacagctaCAGCTTGAAGCAAGAGGAGTGGGGTAGGGGAGTGGGGGATATCAAAGAATTTACAAAGTGTCATTTAAAAACTAGGTCAATGGGGTTGGAgcaatggctgagcagttaagaacacaagTTGCCTCTTCCAgtgacctgggttcgattcccagcacccacacggcagtcacaaccatccataactccggTTCCAGGAGGTCTAACATcaccttctggcttccacaggcacactaggcatatgtggtgcacagacacacatgcagccaaATCACcatactcaaaaaacaaaacaaacagacaaacaaaaaaacaagagctAGGTAAAGAGTGATGAAATCAAATGCTTAGTGATCCACAGCTTGCAGCACCCACGCCAGAAGATGCCTGCCTAGGCCTGTGGCTACCTTCTAGGTCATTCTTACACATCCCTAAAATGACAAGGTTGTCTATGGACAACTGACAGGACAATGccaagacaaaaatcaaacatcAAGTAGCTCGTGCttataacctcagcactcaggagactgagacagaaggctTACTGCAAGTTCACGGCCAGCCTTACTGGATTTGGTAGTGGCACAGAAGACAATGTGACAGGCTCCCCAGAGCATCACCTAACTGAGAGAAGACTTAGGTGGGCTGAAGTTCAAATACACCACGTCTGGCAAAGATGGATTTCAAGGCTGTCCCTGTGCTGAGCCCCTCAGAAAGGCCACCTGCACTTGTCCCCTCCACACATCAGGACCATCTTAGGGTCAGGGCGCGTTGGAACAAGCACACAGCCGTGCCCAGCACGTGCTCGCTTCAACAAATAGCCTGGTGGTGACAGAGGGCTCTCGGCCACATGTTTCAAGCACTCAAGTGTTTcttgtctgaagaaagaaaggccGCGGGACCTAGTCATGTGActccttcttttccttaaatgctgggattatttGAGTCTTATCGAcctttgtctttgtttccatCCCAGGACTCTTCTCATGAAGGAATTCCAGCTTTCTAGAGCCAAGGACTCTCCTGGTCCCGACAGGAGAGGGATGCAGAGTGAGGTACGccatctggctttttacatggattcagGGTCTGAATTCTGACCGCAGACTGGTAAAGCATTATCAACAGAGCCACCTTATAAAGATGGTTTTAAAGGAACCCCAAAATGCTAAAATTGGTCTAGGCCCCCAGAATACTTGGGCCATCATGGTCTTTGGAActcaaaggtttttttgtttgaggAATGTCAAATACTTAGCTACTTCACAAAGTACGTTATGATCACAGCTTCTTTCCTGCTATTCAGTTCAGGTTTTGACAAGAGGGTTCTGAGAAAGCCCTGTTCTTCTCAACTTGCTGCATTTTAGAATTGTGGGAAAAAGATTACACTGATGTCCATAATcctcctccaaaaaaagaaagctatgAACTGTTTGATTTCAAGTCACTCTCTAAACAGCCGTGAATATCGCTGTAGGGGAAAGCTGACAAAAACTATAGGCTTTCGTTCACACACATACTTTATGGAATCAGAAGGCAAAGGATAAACACAGGGACATCTTCAGGAGAAATAACTAACACAGTTATCTCTGAAAGTtgtcaaaacaaaagcaatccgAAGCAGGCAGCTTCAGGATCAACCTGGGCTCCACACTACCTAGAAACCAGGACAATTCTACAGTTACTGCCCCCTCATCAAAGGCTCACAGTTTTTCTCCTCAGAGTCTGAATATCCAGCGCTCACCTCCGTTGTCCACGAGCCAGCGGTTCTGGCTGCCCATGGGGTCCTGCTTTTTGATCACGCCCACCAGGTCCCCTTCCAAAAGGGAGACATCCAAGTCCTGAGCAGCGTTGAAGTTCCGCTGGACATGGAAGAGCATCTCCGGTGGGTACCTCGCCAGCAGGGAGCTCCGCAGCTCTTCTGATTGCAGCATGTAGCTTGGCTGGAAGGCAGAACAGAGCCAATAAGAAACCTTGGATGGCACCCTGGCAGCCATGTTTAATCTCAGCCCTGCCACAGCAGGAGTGAGGCGCCAACCCTGAACCACCCCACAAAAGACACTTTTACAATCAAGTCAGGCTGTTAGGTAAAAAGCACAGTGGTGTTTTAATGTCTCTGAAGCTAGGAGGCAAGCTAACACCCTTACTTTatgcaaaaataacaacaacaacaaaacaaaaatatgattaaaatgccACCAGTTAAAGTTCTGAGGCTGGGGAGGCACTGTAGCCCAGAGGCAGAGCATATTTTTTAACTTGCAtaaggtcttgggttcaattgCTAgtaccaaaataaaagaaaacaattttaaacaacatttttttatttattgtgttacACTGGTCTGCCTGCACATATGCCTGCCggccagaagatggcaccagATCACActatgacccaccatgtggttgctgggaattgaactcagaacctctagaagagcagtcagtgctcttaaccactgagccatctctccagcccctaaaataaaatttaaaatgaaaacaaaaaattccaaataCCAAGTATATCACTAGGTcttatattattgttatataaGTCTAAATAACAAGAGTTAAATTaaagggaggagctggagagatggttcaggggtcaAGGGTGTTCACTGCTCTTgcacccatgtcagacagctcacGGCCATCAGTGACTGGAGCCCCAgagcatctgacaccctcttctagattCCATACacataatctaaaataaaaattttaaaaaagaagaactaAAGGCAACAGTAAATCCAATTCTCCCTGGAGAAGTAAACGAATGCTCACGGGATTTTATGAAGGGAGGTGACTGGTCCTTCTGCCTAGGAACCCACATGACCTGGCATATATTACCCCAAATTTTAAACTATGAAAGACCTATGTTAGAAAACCAAAAGCCACAATGCTACTCTAGGCAAAGAAGTCATTAATCGTTTGGCTGTGCTTGCTGGCTTTCCTGACAAAAGATCAAAACCCAGGCCTGACTCATTTCTCTTAATTAACTCATCAGTGTACCAATGCTTGACTAAGATCCAAGAAGGATTCAGGAGGCAGCttgaaatgcacatcaaaactcCAGGTGACCCCAGCTGGGTACCAGCAACCACAACAGTGATGCCTGAGATGGAACAGGCTGGACCAATGACCTCAGGTTCTCCCTTTGTTATGAAAAGTCAAGACTCCCACCACACTGTTCTCGTGCAGAAGCACAGCAGGCTGTTCAACATTAAATACGCCTTCCTGCACGGTGCTCACGTGCTCGGCAGCTCCACACCTTAACTTGGGTGAGCCTGGTAATGGCCCTGTGGTAGAGGGCTGGCGGTTACCAACTCCCACCCGGAGTAGAGACGAGGAGTGAGGGGACGTGCTTAGATGCCCGGTGTGCACAGGTCAGTCCCGGGAGCCACACTAGGTGCCTACTCACCATGCCCAGAAGGGTCTTCCGTGATGACTGGCGGTCTGTGGTTTTCCTCTCAAAGGGCTTCCTAGGAGCCGGGAGGGATTCTgggaagaaagtgaagacctGGAGCTGCTGTAGGACCCGGCTGTGCTCCTCATGGAAGATGGCGATCAAGTTGCCTTCTCGGTCGCTGGCTTTCAGTAACTGCAGCCCGTGGGAGTCaaggcaggaaaggagagaacacagGTGAAGGATTGCTGCACAAAGTCTTTAGAGCAggggttctccaccttcctaatgctgcgaccctttgaTACAGACCCCcgaccataaagttattttcattgctatttcataattgtaattttgctactgttatgaatcataacggGAATAACTGTGTTTTCGATGGTCTTGGGTGACCACACTATGGTCAGCAGTAAAATGGCAGCCAATGTAAGAGACAAGGCTCTGCCCTTCAGATGGATGTTTGAACAACCTCAGGCTTCATGGTACCATGAATGGGCAGGACCTCATGGCCCCACCACAAATTCCAGAAAGTTCTGATTGTATTTCAGCACTGACTCGGTCCCGCAGGGCAGGACTCACTCACCGACAGCAGCGGCTGCAGCTGCTCCAGGGCCTGCTGCACGAAGTCACAGTGGGCTTCGGCGTAGCCGTGGATGCAGTTGGTGAAGAGGCTCTGGGCGTACTGCTGGAACTTGGGCAGCTCGTCCAGCAGCTGCGAGTTCAGGGCCTCGTAGTTGTTCCGGGCCGACTGCAGCTCCTCCAGAGTCTTCTTGTCCTTGAGCTTCTCCGCTTTCTCAGTGCAGTTGTGGAAGTCCAAGAGCTTGTCGAAACGCTTCTGCACCAGCTTGTAGGGCCCCGTGAACATGTTCAGCAGCTGGTTTAAGGGACTGATGACAAGCCGCTCGGTCCTCTCCTTCTGTGGGGACAAGAGAGGCACCTTGCACCCaggcacgtctttaatcccaggaggcagaggcaggcagatctctgagttcgaggccagcctggtctacagagtgagttccaggacagccagggctacacagagaaaccctgtctcaaacaaaacaagacaagacaagcttgtggctcagctggtaagtacctcattttctgtctctAGGGTACTCCAAGGTTGATTTGGTCACATCTTATATTCATCTCCTTGCTCCAGGGCCAAGGTGACCCGGTACAGACCCATATATACACCCTACCAGGATTTACTCTGCAATTCTCACAATCAGGCCTTTGCcagctttgttctctttttagCTTCTTCGTAGCTGAATAGTAAAGTACATGTCAGTACCATGTGTGATTAGTCTGTGTGGTTTCCTGGCCACACACCCTGTCTCCTTGTCTAGGAGCTCAGTGTGAGGGCTTAAGTCTGGGGCGGTATCCTCTTCCTTAGTTTCTAGGCcagcggttctcagcctgtggctAGTGATCCATTTGTGGGTCACACGACCCTtgcacaggggttgcatatctgatatttacattatgacttctaagagtagcaaaattgccgggcggtggtggcgcatgccttgaatcccagcacttgggaggcagaggcaggtggatctctgagttcgaggccagcctggtctgcagagtgagttccatgacagccagggctacacagagaaaccctgtctcgaaaaaccaaaaaaaaaaaaaagagtagcaaaattacagttatgaagtggtaATGGGATAGccttggggtcaccacagcatgggaactgtattaaagggtcgaagcACTGGGAAGGTTGGGAACTACTGATCAGTGACTGCTGCATGGTGAAGGCCACTTCTGCCTTCCAGAGGggatttttctttattccttctagAAAGACAGACGTGGACATTGATGGTACGCcactacacacataaaaacataaataggTACTCACTATTGTATTATCtgatgtgtgcaggtgcatgtgtgtacagatgcTAGAGGACACCACTGGTGTCCTGCTTCAGGggcccttgctgtcctgaaatATACTAAGCAGGCTCAGATGGCTGGCCAAACAAGCTAcctgtccctcccctccctggtgctgagaaccagtgtgtgccaccacacctgctaTTGTTTAACAAGAGTACTGGGCATAGATCTTAGGTCCtcaggtcaggcagtggtggtatacacttttagtcccagcactcaggaggtagaggcagaaagatctcttgTCGggtggaggctagcctggtctatatagtgagtgcTAGTATAGTCAGGACTctctagagagaccctgtcttgaaaaacaaaaccaataaaacctaaaacaaaaacaaaaaaaagaaaagaaaaaagaacttaggTCCTCAAGCCCTTTGTCAGCTCGAGTAGCATATTATTAAAAGGATTTCCTGTTGAAACTGGTGAAAGTTTCCCCCTTGTGGGCACTCCTGTAAAGAGCTCTAACAAAACCATAAGTCCACACAATTGCATAGCCTCATCACTCTTTGAAGGTTCCTAAGCAAGGTGGCCTTTAGCACTTTCTCAAACCCCGATGCCTTGTGCCTCTTGCCTCTGTGGAAGTGACTTCTGTGTGAGCTGCCCTGGGAGAGGACCCTGGGAGGGGAGCCACGCCTTGAAGGCCAGGCCGGACAAAGTCACTTACAAACCGTGTGAAGAGCTGGTCACTGATGTATCGATGCACCTTCTCGAACTGCTCCAGGTCATGATGCCCCCTCTCCATGCACAGATCCCATATACTCATAGCTGCCACCACCTTCACACAAGCAGATTCCTGGAGCCCATGAGAAAGACacgaatgaaaatataaaaagagctTCCTGGTCTTCGAAGTCACCCTGCACACGCAGCCAGTGCTGACGATCCTACCAAGCAAACACCCCTGTCTCGGGCAGTATTTCCACTCAGAAATATAAAGCATGCCTTTATAAATGATGTATGGGGCACAGAGAAAACAACTGTAGAACTACAGAAACCTGGCGAATTTATcagtttgatatttttctttaataccctggatggtggtggtggtggccgcccacacttttaatcccagaacccaggaggcagaagcaggcagatctctgagttccagaccagcctggtctacagagttggtaagtttcaggacagccagagctacacagagaaaccctatcaagaaagagagagggggagggagggagggagagagagagagagagagagagagagagagagagagagagagagagagggagggagggagagaaaaaagggaaggagggaaagagaaggggagggagggagggaaagagggagggagaggtaaagagagagagagagagagagagagagagagagagagagggagagagagagagagggagagagagagagaagggacatcacatcccctggagcaggagttacagattgtgagctgcctgtggCTGGGAACCACACTTAAGTTCTTCAGAAGAGCATGAACCTGAaagagtttttctctttttaatatggAAGGCATCACAAATTTGTATGTCATCTGTGAGCAGGAGCCATGCTAATCTTTTCTGCACTGTCCAGATTTTAAGAATCAAACTGTCAAACCAAGCACCCAACAGTTTCTTAATTCACCGTAAGTGAACCAACTCAGACCCAGACGATCCCTGGACAGCCAATGCGCGCAGTCAGCTCCCTGCTCAAGTCCCGGCTCACCCTACCCCTTCCCTGGAACAACTGCTTCAGCCTCCCTCATGACAAACCCTCTGTTTCCTGCACTGACTCTGGCTCTCCTGGTGGCTTCCCACCACTACATCAAATCTCTTCCTGCAGATGACGTGACTCACTGAGCCACGTTCTTGTCCCCTCATCCACACCCACTGAGAGTGAGTTTGTTGGCTCGGTTATCATGTGCTGGAGGAGGCTCTGACTGGGTGTCGTTCCGTTTCTGAGTCCTGCCTACTTGGCACGGTGACTGACATTTTTAAGTTTAGGGACTGCCTACTGTTTTGATATTAATGCAAATAAAATCCAAATGCATAAATTCTCCATGACTATATTCCAAGAATCAACAAAAATCCCCACTGCAAAACGCATCTGTGTCTCACACATTAGTAGTTTacaatatttttagatattttacttaaaatcataaacatatttataagaGCCTACACGTTGTCAGCAGGATAAACTGCAGAGTCTCCTAACTCTTCTCTAGCAGAGATCACATAATGGAAAAGTGATTGTTTTCTATCTTTATGTTTAAGAACTGCATGTAGGGTATGGTGGTGCAAGActatataatcccagcattcaagagagaggtgggaggttcatggttatccttggctatgtagtgatttgaggccagcctggactacatgagatttTTACCTCTAAAAAGGAACAAACACAAACGTTGTTAAGACCCTAAGTACCAGCTGTGTGCAATGTATGCAGCTAGTACACAGCCAGGGAGCCGCTGCGTGTGTGCGGCGGCCTCTGCTGTGGCCTCTCTGGGCCGCCTAACTGTTGTAGGGAAGGGCCTTCACTCTATGTCTGTGACACAAGTGTCCCAAGCATTATCGCCTAGCCTGCACAGCCAGTGTCAGGGCCACATGTGGAAAGGCTGTCAGTGTGACATAGGCCCCGCCTTACTCCCTTGTCagtttttacttaaattttttttgacaCAGTCTCATCTGGCATCAAAACCACAGCAatcccccctgcctcagcctcctctgtGCTAGGAGACCGCTACCACCCTCAGCTTACCCTTGATTCTCTTATATAACATCATATTCATATATGAGGACCCAGCAGACACCCTGCAGTGCCTACACATGGCGTTCTAATAAATCAAGAGAATTCTGAGAGAACAGCAATGACCTGAGCCCACCTGGTGCCCTTTGGCTTCTCCTATTCCCTTAAGGGTCTTATGGCTGTGACAGCTCAATCATGCCAGGTTCATAGTGGCTCATACCTGAAACCCTGACactcagaagatggaggcaggacagagttcaaggccagggctggagagatgctctaTGGttcagagtacttgctgctcttccagaggactgaggtcagactcacatgtatgtgtgcacataccccCAGACACACAAATCATGAAATAACACTTAAGGAAAAAGATACTTTAAAGCCATCGGACAACACATAAACACAGGgggtttgagaccagtctgggctataggAAACCCTTCTCAAACACCTCAGCAGGGACTGCCACACATCTCCACCTTCGGTCCTCCCACCATTCATCCCGGTATCCCAGCCTGCCAGAGAAGGAAGTAGGCCACTGAGGTAGTTAGGTGAGGTTCAGATCTTCTTGCTCCCTCCTCCACCAAATCCAATCCCTGGTCTCATCCCCAGCTCCATAGCAGACTACCTGCTGTGGCCTCTCCTTCCAGATCCTGATGGGACACTCTGCTTCCTTTCCGGGCTCTCCAGTCCCATTCCTTAAAGCCACACCTTGCAGGATCCCAGACGCATTTGCTACCAGGAAACCTACAGCTACCAcactctcctaagaaccagagaagGCACCCACCCATCAAAGGGAAGACTAGATACAAACACCTAGAATTACAATtcccccaaacccagacacctaCAGATGCCAGTGTAAAGTCACAATACCAGCCAGACCACTGTGTCCCCACCAGAGCCCAGCCAGTTTACTCCAGCAGGCCCCAGGAAAGGCAACAGAGCTGAAGAATAAGACAATGACTTTAAAACAGCCTTTCTGGATATgatacaagtccttaaagagaaagTGAATAAACCCCTTAAATCTATGAAAGcaaatggtggaaggaaaggagtCAAATAGTTCAAGGCCTGAAAGtgggaacaataaagaaaacccaaaccgAGGGAAATGTggacataaaaaaataagaactcATCAGGAACCTCAGGCAAGGTTCACCAATGAAGTACAGAAGGTTCTCAATCACTGCAGACAAGACAGAAGAAATGGGTACCTTGGTCAAGGACAATGTTAAATCTAAGACTCCAGGCataaagcatccaggaaatctgggacaggATGAAACGACTAAATATGAGAATAATAGGTCTAGAGGAAAGAGACGAAACCCAGGGCAAAGGAATGGAAAATATTtgcaacaaaatcatagaatatTTCATACCCTAAAGGAGGAGATgtctatcaaggtacaagaagttTATAGAATcccaaatacactggaccagaaaagaaatcccccTCTGCTCATAggaatcaaaacactaaatgtacaaaacaaagacagaacatTAAAAGCTGCaggggaaaaagaccaagtaacatataaaggcagacctattagaataacacctgactGCTCCCTACCAACCTCCTGCTTcaattttccaagacagggtttctctgtgtagccctggctatcctggagctcactctgtagaccaggctggcctcgaactcaaagatccacctgcctctgcctccacttcccaagtgctgggattaaaggtgtgcaccaccactgcccagcaacactTGACTTCTAACAgtcagaagggcctggacagatgttctACAAATTGTAAGAGATCCCACAGatcccagcccaggctactgtatgCAGCGAAATGTTCAATCACAATAGAGGTAGAAATGCTTTCCCAAGATAAAACCGAATACAAGCAGTAATATCCGTAAGTCCAACCCTACTGAAGGTGCTATAGATAGAGGACTTCAACCTTAAGAGGTTAATCCCACTCAAGAAGACACAAGGAATAAAGAATCTCAGGCCAGCAAAACAAAAGGGGGAGGAAAGCACACaagaacaaaataacaggaaccagcAAACACTGCTCCCTGACAACTCTCAacactcaattccccaatgaaaagccACAGACTGACAGAATGATTGCAAAGCCAGGATCTGTCCTTCTGAGGCAGCCAAGAGACACACCTCGACAGGAAGGGCCGACATCACCTCAGGGTAAAGGATGGAGAGAGGTTCCAAGCCAATGGACCTAGGTATAGCCATTTTATACCTGACAAAAGTAGACTCCAAAGCAAAACTATtcagaagagacagggaagggcaCTACATgctaaaaggaaaaatccaacaagAGGACATTGTGATTCTCAACGTCTGTGCACCAAACACAAGGACACTCAAGTTCTCAAAAGGAACAAACAGTACTACAGCTTAAGTCATGTATTGATGCTCACACTCGGACAGTGGGAGACTACAATGGAAGTCCTACTCAGCAATGGACAGGACATCCCAACAAAAACTGAGCAGAGAAATACTGGAGCTCACAGacgttataaaccaaatggacccaacagacatctacagaacatttcacccaaacacaaaagaatatgccttgtTCTCAGCACCCCACGGAGCTTTCTCTGAAGCTGAGCACATATGCAGACATTAAAATAAGGCTCAGCAGCTGCAAGAAAGCTGAAACGACATCCTGCATCCCATCTGACCACGACGGATTAAAGGGGGGGTCAGCATCCACAGAAACAACACAAAGCTTACACACTGAGACTGAACAGCTCTCCACTGAATGAgaaatgggtcaagacagaaattaagaaagaaaagctttctagaattgaatgaaaatgaaaacacaacctACCTGAACTCAGGGACACAATGAAGGTGTTAGTTCTAAGAGGTAGAggcatagcactaagtgcctacataaggaaaaaaaaaatcatacccaGAAAGAATAGATGTCAAGAAATAAACTCAGgtctaaaatgaataaa includes:
- the Dnmbp gene encoding dynamin-binding protein isoform X3 encodes the protein MTLLSSQSSSLATSSGSVSTEKPEQRMLEKRAKVVTELLQTEKDYIRDLEMCIERVMVPLQQAQVPNVDFEGLFGNMQTVIKVSKQLLAALEVTDAVGPVFLDHREELEGTYRVYCQNHDEAISLLEIYEKDERVQKHLQDYLADLKSLYHEWGCTNYINLGSFLIKPVQRIMRYPLLLMELLNSTPESHPDKVPLTNAVLAVKEINVNINEYKRRKDLVLKYRKGDEDSLMEKISKLNIHSIIKKSSRVSSHLKHLTGFAPQLKDEVFEETEKNFRMQERLIKSFIRDLSLYLQHIRESACVKVVAAMSIWDLCMERGHHDLEQFEKVHRYISDQLFTRFKERTERLVISPLNQLLNMFTGPYKLVQKRFDKLLDFHNCTEKAEKLKDKKTLEELQSARNNYEALNSQLLDELPKFQQYAQSLFTNCIHGYAEAHCDFVQQALEQLQPLLSLLKASDREGNLIAIFHEEHSRVLQQLQVFTFFPESLPAPRKPFERKTTDRQSSRKTLLGMPSYMLQSEELRSSLLARYPPEMLFHVQRNFNAAQDLDVSLLEGDLVGVIKKQDPMGSQNRWLVDNGVTKGFVYSSFLKPYNPRCSHSDSSVVSHSSTESEHSGSSPSFHRQNSNSALTFNSNNMSVSFTSGLSLKQPQDASPPKDCVQETLGVSSNTGNPETGPSSCFSDPGFSCQRRPGNSADGAREICQPASTLRGCHRGSPHSEVVSYSVPGRNDQGSDSLKVTARACQSPEDRDRGLGSSETEGNQVYFAIYTFKARNPNELSVSANQRLRILEFKDVTGNTEWWLAEVNGRKGYVPSNYIRKTEYT